A window of Candidatus Alcyoniella australis contains these coding sequences:
- a CDS encoding acyl-CoA dehydrogenase family protein gives MIDFTPDETQLQIVETARKFGKEVLQPAEVELDAINDPQQAFDSKLFWDVLGQAFELGFPKMALPESCGGLELDASTTGMVWEELARWGTGITACLLAGSVVPQLINFLAPDNTELVERYVAPFCADNTGRKISAWASSEPDVGSDGKLYFEPKIRHYTTAVQRGDKWVINGTKSNFVSNGTIADVYIVFACVDPSQGLRGSGAFVVPADAPGVSRGKPVPRVGLRNLNQGPVFFEDVEIPQSYMIFPPGEGYPMLHNSIITVGNVGVGYLAVGLMRAAYEDALQYSKERVQGLKPIFEHQLIADKLFSAFCAIESSRALLWKASWMCRSSFPGDLKTSIAARVNATEQAVSHTAQMVRVLGGYGISSEYNLEKYARDALLLTIMDGTNETLMLKGASLL, from the coding sequence ATGATCGACTTCACGCCCGACGAGACCCAACTGCAAATCGTCGAGACCGCACGCAAGTTCGGCAAGGAGGTGTTGCAGCCCGCCGAGGTCGAGCTCGATGCGATCAACGACCCGCAGCAGGCCTTCGATTCCAAGCTGTTCTGGGATGTGCTGGGCCAGGCGTTCGAGCTGGGATTTCCCAAGATGGCCCTGCCCGAGAGCTGCGGCGGCCTGGAGCTCGACGCGAGCACCACGGGCATGGTTTGGGAAGAGCTGGCGCGTTGGGGCACGGGAATCACCGCCTGTTTGCTCGCCGGATCGGTGGTGCCGCAGCTGATCAACTTTTTAGCGCCGGACAATACCGAGCTGGTCGAGCGCTACGTGGCGCCGTTCTGCGCCGATAACACCGGCCGCAAGATCAGCGCCTGGGCCAGCTCCGAGCCGGACGTGGGCTCCGACGGCAAGCTGTATTTCGAGCCGAAGATCCGTCACTACACCACGGCGGTCCAGCGCGGCGACAAGTGGGTGATTAACGGCACCAAATCCAACTTCGTGTCCAACGGCACCATTGCCGACGTGTACATCGTCTTCGCCTGCGTCGATCCGTCCCAGGGGCTGCGCGGCTCGGGAGCGTTCGTGGTGCCCGCCGACGCGCCGGGCGTGTCGCGCGGCAAGCCGGTCCCGCGCGTGGGCCTGCGCAACCTCAACCAGGGTCCGGTGTTCTTCGAGGACGTCGAGATCCCGCAAAGCTACATGATCTTCCCTCCGGGCGAGGGCTACCCGATGCTGCACAACTCGATCATCACCGTGGGCAACGTGGGCGTGGGTTACCTGGCGGTGGGCCTGATGCGCGCGGCGTACGAGGACGCGCTGCAATACTCCAAAGAGCGCGTGCAGGGGCTCAAGCCGATCTTCGAGCACCAACTGATCGCGGACAAGCTGTTCAGCGCGTTCTGCGCCATCGAGTCCTCGCGCGCGCTGTTGTGGAAGGCCAGTTGGATGTGCCGCTCGAGTTTCCCGGGCGATCTTAAAACCAGCATCGCCGCGCGGGTCAACGCCACGGAGCAGGCCGTGAGCCACACCGCCCAGATGGTGCGCGTGCTTGGCGGCTACGGCATTTCCAGCGAGTACAACCTCGAGAAGTACGCGCGCGACGCGCTGCTGCTGACAATCATGGACGGCACCAACGAGACGCTGATGCTCAAGGGGGCCTCGTTACTCTAG
- a CDS encoding acetoacetate decarboxylase family protein, with amino-acid sequence MGYVKTPEELSKYYSLGVRKFVDAQMLGVMFLTKPEIVQRLLPPPLEPDETPAGLMFIASYKATNLGPGYHEAAIYLRCRHNGESGTYCLSMPIDAEARMHNGRDIFGLPKKMSHISLEREGDTVRGWVERAGVRFVQVEVKLQGELPELPPTGPSFTFKAMPRVDLQPGFDGPVLLARQQTTIDLKHCEVGQATVQLTPSAADPWAEIEIEQTLMGFLLVSDNTMLPGKIVAEVDPEAFLPFYFKMTDFSTGE; translated from the coding sequence ATGGGATACGTCAAAACCCCCGAGGAGCTCAGCAAGTACTACAGCCTTGGCGTGCGCAAGTTCGTTGACGCGCAGATGCTGGGAGTAATGTTCCTCACCAAGCCCGAGATCGTGCAGCGACTGCTGCCGCCGCCGCTGGAGCCCGACGAGACCCCCGCGGGCCTGATGTTCATCGCCAGCTACAAGGCGACCAACCTCGGTCCGGGTTACCACGAGGCCGCGATCTATTTGCGCTGCCGCCACAACGGCGAGTCGGGCACCTACTGCCTGAGCATGCCCATCGACGCCGAGGCGCGGATGCACAACGGCCGCGACATCTTCGGTCTGCCCAAAAAAATGTCGCACATCAGCCTCGAGCGCGAGGGCGACACGGTGCGCGGCTGGGTCGAGCGCGCGGGAGTGCGCTTCGTGCAGGTCGAGGTCAAGCTCCAGGGCGAGCTGCCCGAGCTGCCGCCCACCGGCCCGAGCTTCACCTTTAAGGCCATGCCGCGCGTCGATTTGCAGCCCGGGTTCGACGGGCCGGTGCTGCTGGCGCGCCAGCAGACCACGATCGATCTCAAGCATTGCGAGGTGGGCCAAGCCACGGTGCAGCTCACGCCTTCCGCGGCCGACCCTTGGGCCGAGATCGAAATCGAGCAGACCTTGATGGGCTTTTTACTTGTCAGCGACAACACGATGCTGCCCGGCAAAATCGTGGCCGAGGTCGACCCCGAGGCCTTCCTGCCGTTCTATTTCAAGATGACCGACTTCTCGACCGGAGAGTGA